The Stappia sp. genome window below encodes:
- a CDS encoding DUF934 domain-containing protein — translation MSDISRDDVALYKAGAFVADAWHLLDDDAPLPDTGHVLLSVARARAEAPEAPRGLHIGAHVTAADDVSDLAPVLDRLEVVAIAFETFSDGRGYSSARLLRERHGYRGELRATGDVLLDQIPLMRRCGFDAFEVAHAPTRRALEAGHDVDVPLYLQPLGNAAERPAGARAWARRPAISGA, via the coding sequence ATGTCCGATATCTCTCGTGACGACGTGGCGCTGTACAAGGCCGGGGCCTTCGTCGCCGACGCCTGGCACCTGCTCGACGACGACGCGCCGCTGCCGGACACGGGCCATGTCCTGCTGTCCGTCGCGCGGGCGCGCGCCGAGGCGCCGGAGGCCCCGCGCGGGCTGCACATCGGCGCGCATGTCACCGCCGCAGACGACGTCAGCGATCTGGCGCCGGTCCTGGACCGGCTGGAGGTTGTGGCGATTGCCTTCGAGACATTTTCCGACGGGCGCGGTTATTCGAGCGCCCGGCTGCTGCGCGAGCGCCACGGCTACCGGGGCGAGCTGCGCGCCACGGGCGACGTGCTGCTCGACCAGATCCCGCTGATGCGCCGCTGTGGGTTCGATGCCTTCGAGGTCGCCCACGCCCCGACACGGCGCGCGCTCGAAGCTGGCCACGACGTCGACGTCCCGCTATATCTGCAACCGCTCGGCAACGCGGCCGAGCGGCCCGCGGGCGCGCGCGCCTGGGCCAGACGGCCGGCGATTTCCGGGGCCTGA